From a region of the Vidua macroura isolate BioBank_ID:100142 chromosome 3, ASM2450914v1, whole genome shotgun sequence genome:
- the SDE2 gene encoding splicing regulator SDE2, giving the protein MAAPGPDPLWVRDPLGPRARLLPLPPGGGSVLCLRRDRARELNIPEESLYVKCNGRLASDQDELQSGVVYSLEPRLCGGKGGFGSMLRALGAQIEKTTNREACRDLSGRRLRDVNHEKAMAEWVKKQAEREAEKEQRRLERLQRKLAEPRHTFTDPEYERQYREMAERQEESLRIGLQVIASKAVSSESGKSRKRPGEPGKSETKSEKRKCPWPGLDEATGSGCEDDSKDDSPCASDRSCPSGSSANGSVGNSDECSSSSVASKEDSPSTSTSEKPLEQPEGPGRDLQGEVCTSGQAEILSEENSKMTEPLKGDIQGKNGVTQAQKEEQENVPAKAKETNQSQSTEVEPIDLLAFNSAAELEALGLEKLKMGLMSLGLKCGGTLKERAARLFSVRGLSRDQIKPSLFAKPPKGKTSG; this is encoded by the exons ATGGCGGCGCCGGGGCCGGACCCGCTTTGGGTGCGGGACCCGCTGGGGCCGCGGGCGCggctgctgccgctgccccCCGGGGGCGGCTCCGTGCTCTGCCTCCGCCGCGACCGCGCCCGGGAGCTG AACATTCCAGAAGAAAGCTTATATGTGAAGTGTAATGGGCGACTGGCCAGCGATCAAGATGAGTTGCAGAGTGGAGTTGTTTATAGCCTGGAGCCAAGACTTTGTGGTGGAAAAGgag gGTTTGGGTCGATGCTGCGAGCCCTTGGTGCTCAGATTGAGAAGACAACAAACAGAGAGGCTTGTCGAGATCTCAGTGGAAGGAGACTGCGGGATGTCAATCACGAGAAAGC GATGGCTGAGTGGGTGAAGAAGCAGGCGGAGCGGGAGGCGGAGAAGGAGCAGCGGCGGCTGGAGAGGCTGCAGCGGAAGCTGGCGGAGCCGCGGCACACGTTCACCGACCCTGAGTACGAGCGGCAGTACCGCGAGATGGCCGAGCGCCAGGAGGAGTCCCTGCGCATCG GCTTGCAGGTTATTGCCAGCAAAGCAGTGTCATCAGAAAGTGGCAAGAGTCGGAAGCGTCCAGGTGAGCCTGGAAAGAGCGAAACAAagtctgaaaaaagaaaatgtccttG gccgGGATTAGATGAGGCCACAGGCTCAGGCTGTGAGGATGACAGTAAGGATGACTCCCCTTGTGCATCTGACAGAAGTTGTCCATCAGGCAGCAGTGCTAATGGAAGTGTTGGAAATTCTGATGAGTGttcaagcagctctgtggcttcAAAAGAGGACAGTCCATCTACCAGTACAAGTGAGAAACCACTGGAGCAGCCAGAAGGTCCTGGAAGAGATCTGCAAGGAGAGGTGTGCACAAGTGGGCAGGCTGAAATTCTGTctgaggaaaacagcaaaatgaCAGAGCCCCTAAAGGGAGACATCCAAGGAAAGAATGGAGTGACTCAAGCTCAGAAAGAAGAGCAAGAAAATGTTCCTGCTAAGGCAAAGGAAACAAACCAGTCACAGAGTACA gagGTAGAACCAATAGACCTGCTGGCATTCAACTCTGCTGCTGAACTGGAAGCCCTGGGTTTAGAGAAGCTGAAGATGGGATTGATGTCTTTGGGACTGAAATGTGGAGGCACTTTGAAGGAAAGAGCAGCAAGGCTTTTTTCAGTGAGAGGTCTGTCTAGAGACCAGATTAAGCCATCCCTATTTGCAAAGCCCCCTAAAGGGAAAACCTCTGGTTAG